From the genome of Streptomyces sp. NBC_01116, one region includes:
- a CDS encoding AAA family ATPase, whose translation MSTVNVGTEETRLIVLRGNSASGKSSVAAGLRDSFGRGLAVVGQDNLRRTVLRERDRPGAANIGLIDLTARYALDAGFHVVVEGILYADHYGDMLARLRADHRGPTHGYYLDVPFAETVARHATKPIADAVDENQLRDWYRPRDVLPDGVETVIGPDSVLAGTVDRIMRDTGLDGLPPVDR comes from the coding sequence GTGTCCACCGTGAACGTGGGGACCGAGGAGACCCGGTTGATCGTCCTGCGCGGCAACAGCGCGTCGGGGAAGTCGAGTGTGGCGGCCGGTCTCCGCGACAGCTTCGGCCGGGGACTGGCCGTGGTCGGCCAGGACAACCTCCGCCGCACCGTGCTGCGCGAACGCGACCGGCCGGGGGCGGCCAACATCGGCCTGATCGACCTGACGGCGCGCTACGCCCTGGACGCCGGCTTCCATGTGGTGGTCGAGGGCATCCTCTACGCCGACCATTACGGTGACATGCTCGCCCGGCTGCGCGCCGACCACCGCGGCCCGACCCACGGGTACTACCTGGACGTCCCGTTCGCCGAGACCGTGGCCCGGCACGCCACCAAGCCGATCGCCGACGCGGTCGACGAGAACCAGCTGCGGGACTGGTACCGCCCCCGCGATGTGCTGCCCGACGGTGTCGAGACCGTGATCGGTCCCGACAGCGTCCTGGCCGGGACCGTCGACCGCATCATGCGTGACACCGGCCTGGACGGCCTGCCGCCGGTCGACCGCTGA
- a CDS encoding antibiotic biosynthesis monooxygenase, which yields MSVVKINVLTVPQEQRETLEKRFASRAHAVEGSDGFEWFELLRPVEGTDDYLVYTRWRDEASFQAWMEGPMKAAHQGGGGAGSAERPQPAASGSTVWSFEVVQQAAPTGA from the coding sequence ATGAGCGTAGTCAAGATCAATGTGCTGACCGTCCCCCAGGAACAACGCGAGACGCTGGAGAAGCGCTTCGCTTCCCGGGCCCATGCCGTGGAGGGCTCCGACGGATTCGAGTGGTTCGAGCTGCTCCGGCCCGTCGAGGGCACGGACGACTACCTCGTCTACACGCGCTGGCGTGACGAGGCCTCCTTCCAGGCGTGGATGGAGGGGCCGATGAAGGCGGCCCATCAGGGCGGCGGCGGCGCCGGGAGCGCCGAGCGCCCCCAGCCGGCGGCCAGCGGGTCCACGGTGTGGTCCTTCGAGGTCGTGCAGCAGGCCGCCCCGACCGGCGCGTAG
- a CDS encoding sensor histidine kinase, whose product MARRPGLSVRLKLTLSYAGFLMVAGVLLLTAVWVFLLEYVPDDWDKRMLHENPNRQLLAYTFAPAAATVLAVLLVFGLLGGWVLAGRMLAPLTRITEATREATRGSLAHRIRLPGRRDEFRELADAFDTMLARLEADVAEQERFAANASHELRTPLAISKALLEVARTDPDRDTDEIIDRLYTVNGRAIDLTEALLVLSRADRRSFARERVDLSLLAEEATETLLPLAEEQGVTVETDAEVALAIGSPALLLQLTTNLVHNAIVHNLPERGTVRVTTGVHRGTAVLTVENTGAKVTPQLASTLTEPFRRGAERVRTHHAGVGLGLAIVQTITRAHDGTLTLAPRAEGGIRITVELPATAPPADGVRTSYGRMEP is encoded by the coding sequence GTGGCTAGGCGGCCCGGGTTGAGCGTCCGCCTCAAGCTCACCCTCAGCTACGCCGGGTTCCTCATGGTCGCCGGCGTCCTGCTGCTCACGGCGGTGTGGGTGTTCCTCCTGGAGTACGTTCCCGACGACTGGGACAAGCGGATGCTCCACGAGAACCCCAACCGCCAGCTCCTCGCGTACACGTTCGCCCCGGCGGCCGCCACCGTGCTGGCGGTCCTTCTCGTCTTCGGACTCCTGGGAGGATGGGTCCTCGCCGGCCGTATGCTCGCCCCGCTGACCCGGATCACCGAGGCCACCCGCGAGGCCACGCGCGGGTCGCTCGCCCACCGGATCCGGCTGCCGGGCCGCAGGGACGAGTTCCGGGAGCTCGCCGACGCGTTCGACACGATGCTCGCCCGGCTCGAAGCAGACGTCGCCGAGCAGGAGAGGTTCGCGGCCAACGCCTCCCACGAACTGCGGACCCCGCTGGCGATCTCGAAGGCTCTTCTGGAGGTGGCCCGCACCGATCCGGACCGCGACACCGACGAGATCATCGACCGCCTGTACACCGTCAACGGCCGGGCGATCGACCTCACCGAGGCGCTGCTCGTGCTCAGCCGCGCCGACCGGCGTTCCTTCGCCCGGGAACGCGTCGACCTGTCACTGCTGGCGGAAGAGGCCACCGAGACCCTCCTTCCCCTCGCGGAGGAGCAGGGCGTCACCGTCGAGACGGACGCCGAGGTCGCCCTCGCGATCGGATCTCCGGCGCTCCTGCTCCAGCTGACGACGAACCTCGTGCACAACGCGATCGTCCACAACCTGCCCGAACGCGGCACTGTCCGGGTCACCACCGGCGTCCACCGGGGGACCGCGGTGCTCACGGTCGAGAACACCGGCGCGAAGGTCACCCCCCAGCTGGCCTCGACGCTCACCGAACCGTTCCGGCGCGGCGCCGAACGGGTGCGCACCCACCACGCGGGCGTCGGCCTCGGCCTGGCCATCGTGCAGACCATCACCCGCGCACACGACGGAACGCTCACTCTCGCCCCGCGCGCGGAGGGCGGGATCCGCATCACGGTGGAACTTCCCGCGACAGCCCCGCCCGCCGACGGAGTCCGGACGTCGTACGGCAGGATGGAGCCATGA
- a CDS encoding response regulator transcription factor: MRVLIVEDEPYLAEAVRDGLRLEAIAADIAGDGDTALEMLSVNTYDIAVLDRDIPGPSGDEIAEHIVASGSGLPILMLTAADRLDDKASGFGLGADDYLTKPFDLRELVLRLRALDRRRAHSRPPVREIAGLRLDTFRREVYRDGRYVALTRKQFAVLDVLVAADGGVVSAEELLERAWDENADPFTNAVRITVSALRKRLGEPWIIATVPGVGYRIAPASGTGTGEGADRG, from the coding sequence ATGCGCGTGCTGATCGTCGAGGACGAGCCCTATCTCGCGGAGGCCGTCCGCGACGGCCTGCGTCTCGAAGCGATCGCCGCGGACATCGCGGGCGACGGGGACACCGCTCTGGAAATGCTGAGCGTCAACACCTACGACATCGCCGTCCTGGACCGCGACATCCCCGGGCCGTCCGGCGACGAGATCGCCGAACACATCGTCGCCTCCGGCAGTGGCCTGCCGATCCTCATGCTCACGGCGGCCGACCGCCTCGACGACAAGGCCTCCGGGTTCGGGCTCGGCGCCGACGACTACCTCACGAAGCCCTTCGACCTCCGGGAGCTTGTGCTCAGGCTCAGAGCGCTCGACCGCAGACGCGCCCACAGCAGGCCCCCCGTGCGGGAGATCGCGGGGCTGCGGCTGGACACGTTCCGCAGGGAGGTCTACCGGGACGGCCGCTACGTCGCTCTGACCAGAAAGCAGTTCGCGGTGCTCGATGTCCTCGTGGCCGCCGACGGCGGTGTCGTCAGCGCCGAGGAGCTTCTGGAACGCGCGTGGGACGAGAACGCCGACCCGTTCACCAACGCCGTACGCATCACCGTCTCGGCCCTGCGCAAGCGCCTCGGCGAACCGTGGATCATCGCCACCGTGCCGGGCGTCGGCTACCGCATCGCCCCGGCGTCCGGCACCGGTACCGGTGAGGGAGCGGACCGTGGCTAG
- a CDS encoding M15 family metallopeptidase produces the protein MTRPPPSARTTPRRTRGPLVVGAVSVVAAIATALGHALLNPSPVPSPSASVSASPRFPSADPSSAPAPLKPPLHRELGGALGEADGAVPDGVTVLDDGIPAVANLDPDLLPALRRAAREAARDGVEFVVNSGWRSPEYQDQLLRKAIARYGSEAEAARWVATAKTSPHVSGDAVDIGPADATEWLSEHGAGYGLCQTYRNEPWHYELRTEAIDRGCPRMYADPTQDPRMRK, from the coding sequence ATGACTCGACCACCTCCGTCAGCGCGAACCACACCCCGCCGGACGCGCGGGCCCCTCGTCGTCGGTGCGGTGTCCGTCGTGGCAGCGATCGCGACGGCCCTCGGCCACGCCCTGCTGAACCCCTCACCTGTCCCGTCGCCCTCGGCCTCGGTCTCCGCCTCGCCGCGCTTCCCGTCCGCCGATCCCTCCTCGGCGCCGGCACCTCTAAAGCCTCCGCTCCACCGTGAGCTCGGTGGAGCGCTGGGAGAGGCCGACGGGGCCGTCCCCGACGGCGTGACGGTGCTCGACGACGGGATCCCGGCCGTCGCCAACCTCGACCCGGATCTGCTCCCGGCCCTCCGCCGGGCGGCACGGGAGGCGGCGCGGGACGGCGTCGAGTTCGTCGTCAACAGCGGCTGGCGATCACCGGAATATCAGGATCAGCTGCTCCGCAAGGCGATCGCGCGGTACGGGTCCGAGGCCGAGGCCGCCCGCTGGGTGGCCACCGCGAAGACGTCGCCGCACGTGTCGGGGGACGCGGTCGACATCGGACCGGCGGACGCGACGGAGTGGCTGTCCGAGCACGGCGCGGGATACGGGCTGTGCCAGACCTACCGGAACGAACCCTGGCACTACGAACTGCGCACGGAAGCGATCGACCGGGGTTGCCCGCGCATGTATGCCGACCCCACCCAGGACCCGAGGATGCGAAAGTGA
- a CDS encoding endonuclease/exonuclease/phosphatase family protein, which translates to MTPVDTAGTVQSDVPTAGTAQGDGPTAGTAQSDVDAACSRQGDAGLRDADPGGTGPRHTGTRKGVWTRGRVLAAASLLLGLLMLLHASIPNRIGNLGSLVETFLPWSGLFIPVLLAGALLRRSVLAAVALLLPAVVWLNLFGGLLTDKSHPGGDLTVVSHNVGADNPDVVGTARALVASGADVLALEELDPGARGTYERELATTYPHHTVLGTVGVWSRLPLSDTRPVDVEMDAGPLGDAKPADVKLEYNRGLRTTVATDHGPLAVYVAHLGSVRVNPRAGLSSGQRDAGARSLGQALAAEQNERVVLLGDLNGTLDDRAYAGITSRMRSAQEASGDGFGFSWPATSPVVRIDQILVRGVEPESSWVLPATGSDHLPVAARVSW; encoded by the coding sequence ATGACGCCGGTGGACACGGCCGGGACCGTACAGAGCGACGTGCCTACGGCCGGGACCGCACAGGGTGACGGGCCTACGGCCGGGACCGCGCAGAGCGACGTGGACGCGGCCTGTTCCCGGCAGGGCGACGCCGGTCTCCGGGACGCGGACCCCGGGGGCACCGGCCCCCGGCACACCGGCACGAGGAAGGGCGTCTGGACGCGCGGCCGGGTGCTCGCGGCGGCGTCGCTGCTGCTGGGCCTGCTCATGCTGCTGCACGCGAGCATCCCGAACCGGATCGGGAACCTCGGCAGTCTGGTGGAGACCTTCCTCCCGTGGTCCGGCCTGTTCATCCCGGTGCTGCTGGCCGGGGCGCTGCTGCGCCGCTCCGTCCTCGCGGCCGTCGCGCTCCTGCTGCCGGCCGTCGTGTGGCTGAACCTCTTCGGCGGACTGCTCACCGACAAGTCCCACCCGGGCGGCGACCTCACCGTGGTCAGCCACAACGTCGGCGCCGACAACCCCGACGTGGTGGGCACCGCACGCGCCCTGGTCGCCTCCGGCGCGGACGTGCTCGCGCTCGAAGAGCTGGACCCGGGGGCCCGGGGGACGTACGAGAGGGAGCTGGCGACCACGTATCCGCACCACACGGTGCTGGGCACGGTCGGCGTGTGGAGCAGACTGCCGCTGTCGGACACCCGGCCGGTCGACGTCGAGATGGACGCGGGGCCGCTGGGGGACGCGAAGCCCGCCGACGTCAAGCTGGAGTACAACCGGGGACTGCGTACCACGGTGGCCACGGACCACGGGCCCCTGGCGGTGTACGTGGCGCACCTCGGATCCGTACGGGTGAATCCCAGGGCGGGCCTCTCGTCGGGGCAACGGGACGCCGGCGCGCGGTCGCTCGGCCAGGCCCTCGCCGCCGAGCAGAACGAGCGGGTGGTGCTGCTCGGCGATCTGAACGGCACCCTGGACGACCGCGCGTACGCGGGCATCACCTCGCGGATGCGATCGGCGCAGGAGGCGTCCGGCGACGGGTTCGGCTTCAGCTGGCCCGCCACCTCCCCGGTGGTGCGGATCGACCAGATCCTGGTCCGCGGCGTGGAGCCGGAGAGTTCGTGGGTGCTGCCCGCGACCGGCAGCGACCATCTCCCGGTGGCGGCCCGCGTCAGCTGGTGA
- a CDS encoding FecCD family ABC transporter permease, whose product MATSLDRIPSKPSRPAHLGTGPAPPRRVPLPFLLAGLCAALPLSLVCGAALGASGLSWSEVTRYLWAGLAGGAIGPDEVPGYTIVWELRLPRAVLAAVVGAGLSAIGVAVQAMVRNALADPFVLGISSGAAVGANAVLIFGTLGALGIWALSTAAFLSALLAMLLVYAIARTERGLTPLRLVLTGTAMYYGFSAVTTFMVFAAERGEAARSAMMWLLGSLSGANWAAVPIAAGAVLAGLAHLCWSARRLNALAMGDETAAALGVDPGRLRKELFLVSAAVTGAVVAVSGAIGFVGLMVPHAARMLVGADHRRLLAVAPLAGAVLLIWVDILSRVVLAPAELPVGVLTAVIGVPCFLLLMRRRAYSFGGI is encoded by the coding sequence GTGGCCACGTCCCTCGACCGCATACCCTCCAAGCCGTCGCGCCCCGCGCACCTCGGCACCGGACCGGCGCCACCCCGGCGCGTGCCCCTGCCGTTCCTCCTTGCCGGCCTGTGCGCGGCCCTGCCCCTCTCCCTCGTCTGCGGAGCGGCACTCGGGGCGTCGGGGCTCTCCTGGTCGGAGGTGACGCGCTATCTGTGGGCAGGGCTGGCCGGCGGAGCCATCGGCCCCGACGAGGTCCCGGGCTACACCATCGTCTGGGAACTGCGCCTGCCACGGGCCGTGCTGGCCGCCGTCGTCGGGGCCGGCCTGTCCGCCATCGGCGTCGCCGTCCAGGCCATGGTGCGCAACGCGCTGGCCGACCCGTTCGTGCTCGGCATCTCCTCGGGCGCGGCGGTCGGCGCCAACGCCGTGCTCATCTTCGGGACGTTGGGAGCGCTGGGCATCTGGGCCCTGTCCACGGCGGCGTTCCTCTCCGCACTCCTCGCCATGCTGCTCGTGTACGCGATCGCCCGCACCGAACGCGGACTGACCCCGCTCCGGCTCGTCCTGACGGGCACCGCGATGTACTACGGCTTCTCCGCCGTGACCACGTTCATGGTGTTCGCGGCCGAGCGCGGGGAAGCGGCCCGCTCGGCGATGATGTGGCTGCTCGGCAGCCTGAGCGGGGCCAACTGGGCCGCCGTGCCGATCGCCGCCGGAGCGGTGCTCGCCGGCCTCGCGCATCTCTGCTGGTCGGCACGGCGCCTGAACGCCCTCGCCATGGGGGACGAGACCGCCGCCGCCCTCGGGGTCGATCCCGGGAGGCTGCGCAAGGAGCTCTTCCTCGTCTCCGCGGCCGTGACCGGGGCGGTGGTCGCGGTGAGCGGGGCGATCGGCTTCGTCGGCCTGATGGTCCCGCACGCCGCACGGATGCTGGTCGGCGCGGACCACCGCCGGCTCCTGGCCGTCGCACCCCTGGCGGGAGCCGTCCTGCTGATCTGGGTGGACATCCTCTCGCGCGTGGTGCTGGCGCCGGCCGAGCTGCCGGTGGGCGTCCTCACCGCGGTCATCGGCGTTCCCTGCTTCCTCCTCCTCATGCGCCGGCGCGCCTACTCCTTCGGAGGCATCTGA
- a CDS encoding ABC transporter ATP-binding protein yields MRIDIDALTVEIAGARLVNQVTLGAADGQLVGLVGPNGSGKSTLLRCVYRALRPSAGAVRIGGEDLHALSTREGARRLAALPQDAVAEFDFTVAEIVAMGRLPHQGPVARASDEDRRLCDEALAGVGAGHLAERGFLTLSGGERQRVLIARALAQQPRVLVLDEPTNHLDIAHQLEVLALVRGSGLTVLTALHDLNLAALHCDLVHVIDRGRIVASGSPHAVLTTELLADVFGVRAHRVAHPETGALQLLFDLASARPTS; encoded by the coding sequence ATGCGGATCGACATCGACGCGCTCACCGTCGAGATCGCCGGTGCACGGCTGGTCAACCAGGTCACCCTGGGCGCGGCCGACGGCCAGCTCGTCGGCCTGGTCGGTCCCAACGGCAGCGGGAAGTCGACCCTGTTGCGCTGCGTCTACCGGGCCCTGCGCCCTTCGGCGGGCGCCGTCAGGATCGGTGGTGAGGACCTTCACGCCCTGAGCACCCGGGAAGGCGCCCGGCGGCTGGCCGCCCTTCCGCAGGACGCGGTCGCCGAATTCGACTTCACCGTCGCCGAGATCGTCGCCATGGGGCGGCTGCCGCACCAGGGGCCCGTCGCCCGGGCGTCCGACGAGGACCGCCGCCTCTGCGACGAGGCGCTGGCGGGGGTCGGCGCGGGACACCTTGCCGAACGCGGCTTCCTCACCCTCTCCGGCGGCGAGCGGCAGCGCGTCCTGATCGCGCGCGCCCTCGCCCAGCAGCCCCGGGTCCTGGTGCTCGACGAACCCACCAACCACCTGGACATCGCGCACCAGTTGGAGGTCCTCGCCCTGGTCCGCGGCAGCGGCCTGACCGTCCTCACCGCCCTGCACGACCTGAATCTGGCGGCCCTGCACTGCGACCTGGTCCACGTCATCGACCGCGGCCGGATCGTCGCCTCCGGTTCCCCGCACGCGGTCCTGACCACCGAGCTGCTGGCCGACGTCTTCGGTGTACGGGCGCACCGCGTCGCACATCCGGAGACCGGCGCGCTCCAACTGCTCTTCGACCTTGCCTCTGCCCGTCCCACCTCCTGA
- a CDS encoding ABC transporter substrate-binding protein, which translates to MPNPLRPAALVLAAALALTGCGADVTPRADGKDRTSEADRHYPVTVENCGERKTYDKAPQRVVTNDTGITEIMFALGLEDHMAGYVMPDDKGDLTSVPWKDGYTKTKWLSKERINKELVLDARADLVFAGWNYGFNEGEGFTPAELERVGIDSYLLSESCRNGQGKARGVMPPLEALYTDLRNLGKIFDVEDRADTLITSFREEVADARAKAAEGGDRLRVFLYDDGKDKPLTSGAYAGPHDIITKAGGDHVMKDLEDSWTTVGWETVVDRDPEVIVINDYGDTTADEKRKFLKSYKPLAGVSAIVNDRIVVLDYVDLVESPRNPAAISSLAEDLRKFAR; encoded by the coding sequence ATGCCCAACCCCCTGCGTCCCGCAGCTCTCGTGCTCGCGGCCGCCCTGGCACTCACCGGCTGCGGAGCGGACGTCACCCCACGGGCCGACGGGAAGGACCGCACGTCCGAGGCCGACCGCCACTACCCGGTGACCGTCGAGAACTGCGGGGAGAGGAAGACGTACGACAAGGCCCCGCAGCGCGTCGTCACCAACGACACCGGCATCACCGAGATCATGTTCGCCCTCGGGCTGGAGGACCACATGGCCGGGTACGTGATGCCCGACGACAAGGGTGACCTGACGTCCGTCCCCTGGAAGGACGGCTACACGAAGACCAAGTGGCTCTCCAAGGAGCGGATCAACAAGGAGCTGGTCCTCGACGCGCGAGCCGACCTGGTCTTCGCCGGCTGGAACTACGGATTCAACGAGGGGGAGGGCTTCACCCCCGCCGAACTGGAGCGCGTGGGCATCGACTCGTATCTGCTCAGCGAGTCGTGCCGCAACGGGCAGGGCAAGGCCCGCGGAGTCATGCCCCCGCTCGAAGCGCTCTACACCGACCTGCGGAACCTCGGAAAGATCTTCGACGTCGAGGACCGGGCGGACACCCTCATCACGTCGTTCCGCGAGGAGGTCGCCGACGCACGGGCGAAGGCGGCCGAGGGCGGTGACCGCCTCCGTGTCTTCCTGTACGACGACGGGAAGGACAAGCCGCTGACCTCGGGCGCGTACGCCGGACCGCACGACATCATCACCAAGGCCGGCGGCGACCACGTCATGAAGGACCTGGAGGACAGCTGGACGACGGTGGGCTGGGAGACCGTGGTCGACCGCGATCCCGAGGTCATCGTCATCAACGACTACGGCGACACCACGGCGGACGAGAAGCGGAAGTTCCTGAAGTCCTACAAGCCGCTCGCCGGCGTTTCCGCGATCGTGAACGACCGGATCGTCGTACTCGACTACGTGGACCTGGTCGAGAGCCCGCGCAATCCGGCGGCCATCAGCTCGCTGGCGGAGGACCTGAGGAAGTTCGCCCGGTAG